The Heterodontus francisci isolate sHetFra1 chromosome 12, sHetFra1.hap1, whole genome shotgun sequence genome includes the window TATTCATTATGTCTTGAAGAAAATAAACATCCAAAAAATTGAATGAAGGATGAGCGTGTGATTTTTAAATTATTTAATGGCGGTATCCTACAGGATAGCTTGAAATAATTCTGACTTTATTTTGATTACTGGAACTATCCCATTCACAATATTCTTAGATGTCACTTTGTAAATCGTACTGACTGTTTTAAGCTACCTTATCATTTGATACATTAACAGTGTACTGGTGCTTAAATCACACTTCAATTTTTGTTATAAAATGAATTTTACCTTCAAGATGTGTCTATCTGAGGCTATATGGATTGTATTATGCCTGCTTTTGGAAGGTACAGCAACTAATATAGCAGTGCTTTGTACTGTTGAGTCACATCTTTTAAACCTCAGTGTTTTCTAAATGGAGTTTTCTTCTTCCCTATTACTTACATTTACTTCCCTCTTTTGATGTGATTGGAGATTAGGATAACAAATTACTTTTCCTTATGTTTTTTAATATAGATGTGCACTTAAAATTGAATTTCCATTCTGACAGGAAATGTTTATCACATGTAATTGAGTTTTTTAAGAAAGCATTTTCTTTTTGCTCCCATATACAGGAGTTCTTACGGAATGTTATGATGAGCTGGGAAATAGGTATCAACTTCCAGTCTACTGCCTTGCACCTCCAATCAACATGATTGAAGAAAAAAGTGACCTAGAGACACTAGACATCCCAGAACCACCACCTAATTCTGGACAAGAATGTCAGCTCCGGCTGCGTCTCTCCACAGGCAAAGACCTGAAACTTATTGTCTGCAGCACAGATACAGTCTATCACATGAAACGACGTTTGCACACAGCGGAGGGAGTAGAGCCCTCCAGCCAGAGATGGTTCTTTTCTGGCCGACCACTGACAGACAAAATGAAATTAGAAGAACTGAAAATCCCCAAGGACTATGTGGTGCAGGTCATCATCAGCCAACCTTTGCAGACCCCTACCCCTGTGGAAAACTAACTGACCCTTTTTGAATCACGTTATTAGGCTTTTACTCATTTCTACACAAGAACCTTCATTCAGTGTCACCTGTGTGGTCTCATCTGTGATGAAGACTTCCAGAATCGTGTTCCTATAGATCCATTTAAGTGTAGAGCACAGCAGTTTCTACCAAGAAAGCAACTCAGGAGAGGCTCCAGTTCACTCAGATCCTTCACGGATTTGTTTTTTTATTGGAAGACTTTGTTACGTGCATAATTGGCCTAGACAGATTTCTTTCAATAAAGGAGTTGTGTTATGTTCTATGAAAAAAACTCAGTAGTATAAGTGTGGCTACCATTTTATGCATTATTTAGTTGCAGTGCtacaattttctgtttttaaatcatACATGGCTATTTTTAAATGGTGCATTCTTAGTGTATGATCTTGTGCATTGACAATATCATGGCAATAGAAGGTTTTCCTTCAGGGATAATTTCAGTGAGACTGAATCAGTTGAACTTATTTCAGGTTTTCAGTTACAGTTAGCAAAATCATTTTTTTCTGTATTACTTTCAGCCTGCATAAACCTGGGGAATCATGTTTCTGGATGAATGGCATTAATTTCTTGTAAATTTAGGAGTATACAGTAATGCACAAGTTTCCACTCTGATTTTTTTTTAGCAAAACAGTCATGCCTCAGTCTGTGCTAAGTTATCAGATCTTGGGTGGGGATCATTTTGGGATGTTAAAATCAGCCTTGGTACATCCATCTAAAGAGGGGTAAAAGCCATGTTTCACTCTTTTGATTGCAGTTCATTGACTCCTGATACAAAGTGCACGTGTAGATGCTGGTGAGACAAGATTGGACACAATAGTGATATCCCACATGGTCAAATAGTTTGCCAACAGTGTCATAAAAAATTGGGTGAAGTATAAGAGTTCCCTGTGTCTGTAAAACTGCATCCCAGTATAAATAGATACATTCAGTAAAAACAGGGAAGAAAATTGGGTTTTAAAAAATCAGCAATTAGCTACATAGAAAGTAATTGGTCATATTCTATTTGATCAACTCATCAACAGCAATGATACTTGTTAATTGATGCTTTGTTTTGAAAGCTAGTTATTATTCAAGAGCATAACTTTTTAAGCATTGCAAAGACTGCAATGTATAACCATATATCAAGGTAATGGCAGCTGAAGCCTTAACTAATGTATGTATTCAGTTCTGTTTTACCAGGGTCATCACCTGAATGTTGCAAATCTTTACAATGACAATGTTGTAAGAAAAACGAACAAATTGAAAACCACACTTTTTACTTTTTTGTATCCCATGATTGAAAGAAAAGCTATTCAATAACTTCCAATATGTAAAATCAAAATTGCAAACTCCTTACAAACAATTTTTGTTTTTTCTTTGATTTACTTCTTTCCCTGTAGAGTGTAGTTTGGAGCAATGGATGACTGGTATTTGAGTTTAAAATTACAGGGCTTAGACGCCAAGATC containing:
- the ubtd2 gene encoding ubiquitin domain-containing protein 2, yielding MGGCVGTQHDSSGSLNENSDGTGVALGRNQPLKKEKPKWKSDYPMTDGQLRSKRDEFWDTAPAFEGRKEIWDALKAAAHAFESNDHELAQAIIDGASITLPHGVLTECYDELGNRYQLPVYCLAPPINMIEEKSDLETLDIPEPPPNSGQECQLRLRLSTGKDLKLIVCSTDTVYHMKRRLHTAEGVEPSSQRWFFSGRPLTDKMKLEELKIPKDYVVQVIISQPLQTPTPVEN